Genomic DNA from Armatimonadota bacterium:
GCAAAGAACTGCTTGCGATCACCCTCGTGTAAACGACCGTTGCCCTCGGCGATGTTGAGCGGGATCGAGATAGACGCCCGTGTGAGTTGGTCGGCGAGCACGCGGTGACGCCGGTCGAAGGGCTCCACCAAGCTGGCGACGGAATCCGCGAAGTCCAACGCCTTCTGGTACACCTTGAGGTTCTGGAACATGAAGGGC
This window encodes:
- a CDS encoding four helix bundle protein, coding for PFMFQNLKVYQKALDFADSVASLVEPFDRRHRVLADQLTRASISIPLNIAEGNGRLHEGDRKQFFAIARGSVHECVALLELCRRRNLVDEKLCSGLTAQLETVGKMLGGLMSGLERKSR